In Asterias rubens chromosome 15, eAstRub1.3, whole genome shotgun sequence, a genomic segment contains:
- the LOC117300223 gene encoding serine/threonine-protein kinase pak-2-like, whose amino-acid sequence MMQLLGKHPSFPAIYGVVIQDDHLALVTEFLGDELTSRPLSLTDALQGKRPLELSQGEWNDIAQDIVDGMWYMHQCSLLHHDIKTDNILLVESATRWEARIIDFGQCKQSKEQLVVPLHEKITPRWGMMAARLHWTTFSDIYSVGKILLLIGQHGNVPSLTEGGLSLKKSANLSKEPSDDEKYPQMEIVRFQLRNKSRKMWH is encoded by the coding sequence ATGATGCAATTGCTTGGAAAACATCCATCGTTCCCTGCCATCTACGGTGTTGTGATTCAAGATGACCACCTTGCTCTGGTGACAGAGTTTCTGGGAGATGAGCTCACATCCCGTCCGCTATCTCTCACTGATGCGTTGCAGGGAAAGCGCCCTCTAGAGCTCTCGCAAGGAGAGTGGAACGACATTGCTCAGGATATTGTTGATGGGATGTGGTACATGCATCAATGTAGCCTACTCCACCATGACATAAAGACGGACAATATCCTACTTGTTGAGAGTGCCACACGATGGGAGGCACGTATCATAGACTTTGGGCAATGCAAGCAGTCCAAAGAACAACTTGTGGTTCCCCTCCATGAGAAAATAACCCCTCGTTGGGGAATGATGGCTGCCAGGTTACACTGGACAACATTTAGTGACATTTATAGTGTAGGGAAAATACTCCTTCTGATTGGTCAACATGGGAATGTTCCATCACTTACTGAGGGGGGACTGTCCCTCAAGAAGAGTGCAAATTTGTCCAAAGAGCCATCTGATGATGAGAAATACCCTCAGATGGAAATTGTTCGATTCCAACTACGAAACAAAAGCAGAAAAATGTGGCATTAA